Proteins co-encoded in one Prunus persica cultivar Lovell chromosome G6, Prunus_persica_NCBIv2, whole genome shotgun sequence genomic window:
- the LOC18772599 gene encoding cytokinin riboside 5'-monophosphate phosphoribohydrolase LOG3, which translates to MEIESEMKQSRFGRICVFCGSSQGKKSSYQDAAIELGKELVSRNIDLVYGGGSIGLMGLVSQAVHDGGRHVIGVIPKTLMPRELTGETVGEVKAVAGMHQRKAEMAKHSDAFIALPGGYGTLEELLEVITWAQLGIHDKPVGLLNVDGYYNSLLSFIDKAVEEGFISPSARHIIISAPTARELVKKLEDYVPCHERVASKLNWEMEQLGYTQEYDISR; encoded by the exons ATGGAGATTGAGAGTGAAATGAAGCAGTCAAGGTTTGGGAGgatttgtgtgttttgtgggAGTAGCCAAGGCAAGAAGAGTAGCTACCAAGATGCAGCCATTGAGCTTGGCAAGGAACTG GTTTCGAGGAACATTGATCTGGTCTATGGAGGAGGCAGCATAGGCCTAATGGGTTTGGTTTCACAAGCTGTTCATGATGGTGGTCGGCATGTTATTGG AGTTATTCCCAAGACGCTCATGCCTCGAGAG TTAACTGGTGAAACAGTGGGGGAAGTGAAGGCAGTTGCAGGCATGCACCAAAGGAAGGCAGAGATGGCTAAGCATTCGGATGCCTTTATTGCCTTACCCG GTGGTTATGGAACTCTGGAAGAGTTACTTGAAGTGATAACATGGGCTCAACTTGGAATTCATGATAAACCG GTGGGATTGCTGAATGTTGATGGATACTACAACTCCTTGCTATCATTTATCGATAAAGCTGTGGAAGAGGGATTTATTAGCCCCAGTGCACGCCACATAATTATATCAGCACCAACAGCAAGGGAGTTGGTGAAGAAATTGGAG GATTATGTCCCATGTCATGAAAGAGTTGCTTCAAAGTTGAATTGGGAGATGGAGCAGCTTGGCTACACACAAGAATATGATATCTCTAGGTGA
- the LOC18773683 gene encoding BTB/POZ domain-containing protein At5g03250, with the protein MACMKLGAKSEAFHREGQTWLCTTGLPSDVIIQVGEMSFHLHKFPLLSKSGLLERLIEECSGEEGSACSLQLHGIPGGAKAFELVTKFCYGVKIELTALNVVILRCAAEYLQMSEDYEQGNLIAQAEVFLSEVFSNWRDSIVALETCEEVQRYAEDLHIASRCIDSLAMKACADPKLFSWPIVGGNDDMKNPTATVLWNGIVSDDAKPQPPSDDWWYEDASLLSLSLYKRLIQAVESKGMRPESIAASLIFYARKYLPLMNRQSSFNDTNYVNSGTTISNISEADQRALLEEIVGLLPHQKGVTSSKFLLRLLRTAMILHASPSCRENLEKRVGAQLDQAVLVDLLIPNMGYSVETLYDIDCIQRILDHFISINQASLASTSPCIIEEGQLMSGTDPLTPSTMVANLVDGYLAEVAPDVNLKLPKFQALAAVIPEYARPLDDGIYHAIDVFLKAHPWLTDSEREQLCRLMNCQKLSLEASTHAAQNERLPLRVIVQVLFFEQLRLRTSISGWFFVDNLENSQNPSANLGLPTKNDVSGQVEPAHDRAVGVDHHDMRERVLELQKECSNMKMELQKLVKTKRSWSILPKRLGFRKKWEPCSPKESKPSDRMAPAPAPCCNGQQNHDNS; encoded by the exons ATGGCTTGCATGAAGCTGGGAGCTAAGTCTGAAGCTTTTCATCGGGAAGGCCAAACTTG GCTTTGCACAACTGGGCTTCCAAGCGATGTTATAATTCAAGTTGGGGAAATGTCTTTCCACCTCCACAAG TTTCCCTTGCTTTCTAAAAGTGGACTATTAGAGAGGCTTATTGAAGAGTGTTCTGGTGAGGAAGGATCTGCTTGTTCCTTGCAACTTCATGGCATTCCCGGGGGCGCTAAAGCATTTGAGCTTGTGACCAAATTTTGCTATGGTGTTAAAATAGAACTGACTGCTTTGAATGTAGTCATCCTTAGATGTGCAGCAGAATACCTCCAAATGAGTGAAGATTATGAACAAGGAAATCTCATTGCACAAGCAGaggtttttctttctgaagTCTTCAGCAATTGGAGAGACTCCATAGTAGCTCTCGAAACATGTGAAGAAGTTCAACGATATGCTGAAGATCTCCACATTGCTTCAAGATGCATTGATTCCTTGGCCATGAAAGCTTGTGCAGACCCAAAGTTATTCAGTTGGCCTATAGTAGGAGGAAATGACGACATGAAGAACCCAACAGCCACTGTCTTATGGAATGGAATAGTTTCTGATGACGCTAAGCCACAACCTCCCTCTGATGATTGGTGGTATGAAGATGCATCCTTACTTAGCTTATCTCTCTATAAACGATTGATTCAAGCAGTTGAATCGAAAGGAATGAGGCCTGAGAGTATTGCTGCTTCTCTCATATTCTACGCTAGAAAGTATCTCCCCTTAATGAATAGGCAATCGAGCTTTAACGACACAAATTATGTAAACTCAGGCACAACCATTTCTAACATTTCTGAGGCAGACCAGAGGGCTCTACTTGAAGAAATTGTGGGGTTACTTCCTCATCAGAAAGGAGTCACATCCTCAAAGTTTCTGCTTAGGCTGCTACGAACTGCTATGATCTTGCATGCAAGTCCATCATGTAGAGAAAATTTGGAGAAAAGGGTAGGTGCTCAGTTGGACCAAGCTGTGCTCGTAGATCTTCTCATACCAAATATGGGTTATTCAGTGGAGACTCTTTATGACATAGACTGCATTCAGAGGATTCTTGATCATTTCATCTCAATAAACCAGGCTTCACTTGCATCAACTTCCCCGTGCATAATTGAGGAGGGACAATTGATGAGTGGCACCGATCCACTGACACCTAGTACTATGGTAGCCAATCTGGTGGATGGATATCTTGCTGAGGTAGCGCCAGATGTCAATTTGAAGTTACCAAAATTTCAGGCACTTGCTGCTGTCATCCCTGAATATGCCAGGCCACTGGATGATGGCATATATCATGCAATTGATGTTTTCTTGAAG GCACATCCTTGGCTTACAGATTCTGAAAGGGAGCAACTCTGCCGACTCATGAACTGCCAGAAGCTCTCACTGGAAGCTAGCACCCATGCAGCTCAGAATGAGAGGTTACCTCTTCGAGTAATTGTTCAAGTCCTCTTCTTCGAACAGCTTCGACTCCGTACATCGATTTCTGGATGGTTTTTTGTTGACAATCTTGAGAACTCACAGAACCCCAGTGCAAACCTTGGCCTCCCTACCAAAAATGATGTCTCTGGTCAAGTGGAACCTGCACATGACCGGGCCGTAGGTGTTGATCATCATGACATGAGGGAACGTGTTTTAGAGCTTCAAAAGGAGTGTTCAAACATGAAAATGGAGCTGCAGAAGCTGGTGAAGACCAAGAGAAGTTGGAGCATCCTTCCCAAAAGGCTAGGTTTTAGAAAAAAATGGGAGCCTTGTAGTCCAAAAGAATCAAAGCCCTCTGATAGGATGGCACCAGCACCAGCACCATGTTGCAATGGGCAACAAAATCATGACAACAGCTAG